Genomic segment of Mycolicibacterium sarraceniae:
CCCCTGCTCGCCGAGTGGAACTACGGCGACTACGAGGGCCGGACCACCCACGACATCCGCACCAATACCCCGGGCTGGCTGCTGTGGACCTCCGGCTGCCCCGGCGGCGAAAGCGTCGACCAGGTCAGCATGCGCGCCGACCAGGCGGTGTCCTACGCGCTGGAGAACATGGTTGAGCGCGACGTGGTGTTCGTGGGCCACGGCCATTTCTCGCGCTCGGTGGTCACCCGCTGGGTGGAGCAGCCGTTGCGCGAAGGCGCCCGCTACGGATTCGGCCCGGCCTCGGTCGCGATCTGCGGTTTCGAATACGGCTTGCGGCAGCTCTCGGCGCTGGGGTTGACCAGCCATGTGCCGGTCACCGGGACGTGATGGCGCAGCCTTCTTTTGTCCTGAGCGGGCCGGCCGGGACGGTCGTCGCCGAGGGGATCCGAACGGGGTACGACAACGTGGCCACGGCCGCGGCCGCCCTAGCCGAGGGGTCGGCCGACGTGGTGGTCGGCGCACTGCCGTTCGATATCAGGGGTAAGGCGGCGCTGCTGTCGCCGGCATCGGTGGCCTTCACCGATGCATTGCCAGCGTGGCCGGCGACGACGCTGCCCGCGGTTCGGATCGCCGCGACAGTGCCCTCCCCCGTGGAGCACCGCGCCCGCATCCGCACCGCATTGGATCACCTCACCGAGCCCGAAAGTTCCTTGCAGAAGGTCGTTTTGGCCCGCGCACTGCGCCTTATCGCCGACGGCCCGCTCGACGAGCGAGCGATTCTGCACCGGCTGGCCGTCGACGCGGAGGCATGCGTGTACCTAGCCGATCTCTCCCCGGCCGGCGGCGACTACACCGGAACCGCGTTGGTGGGCGCCAGCCCCGAGTTGCTGGTGGCCCGCTCCGGGGAGCTGGTGACCTGCCAGCCGTTCGCCGGGTCGGCACCGCGCTCGGCCGACCCGCAGCTCGACGCCGCCAACGGCGCCGCCCTGGCCGAGTCCGGCAAGAATCGGCACGAGCACCAGCTGGTCGTCGACACCATGCGTGCCGCGCTGGAGCCGCTGTGCACCGACCTCGACGTGGCGGTCGAACCGCAGCTGAGCCACACGGCCGCCCTGTGGCATCTGTCCACCCCGATTCGCGGCCGCCTGCGCGATACCTCTTTCACCGCAATCGATTTGGCGCTGGCCCTGCATCCAACCCCGGCGGTGGGGGGGGTGCCGACGCAGGACGCGGTCGATCTGATCGCGGAACTGGAAGGCAACCGCGGCTTCTACGCCGGCGCGGTGGGCTGGTGCGATACCCGCGGCGACGGTCGCTGGGTGGTCGCGATCCGCGGCGCACAACTGTCCGCTGACCGGCGCGGGGTGCTCGCCCAGGCCGGCGGCGGTATCGTCGCCGAATCCGATCCCGATGACGAGGTCGCAGAAACCACAACAAAATTCAGGACAATCCTGTCGGCACTGGGAGTGCAGCAATGACCGAGATCCGTCTGGCCCGCCCCGGGGACGAGGCCGATATCGTCACCATGATCCGCGAGCTCGCGGACTTCGAACACGCGTTAGACCAGTGCACGGTGACCGAAAGCCAGATCACGGCGGCACTTTTCACCGAAAACCCGGTGGGTTTCTGCTATGTCGCGGAGATCGACAGCGAAGCCGCCGCGGTAGCGCTGTGGTTTCGCACCTTCTCCACGTGGGACGGGGTGGCCGGAATCTACTTGGAGGACTTGTTCGTTCGCGACAAATTCCGCAGGCGCGGGCTGGCTCGGACGCTGCTGGCGACCCTGGCTCGCGAATGCGTCGACAACGGCTACACCCGTCTGGCGTGGGAGGTGCTCGACTGGAACGTCGACGCCATCGCGCTGTATGACGCCGTCGGTGGCAAGCAGATGTCGGAGTGGATCAACTACCGGGTCAGCGGCCCGGAGCTGGACTTGCTGGCCGCCGAGGCCTAATCCTGCGCCCCCGACGCCCAGCGCAGCGCCGGCGGGCTGAACAACAGCACCAGCACCGCGATGGCCACCCCGCCGAGCGCGACCGCATATACCGGCTGGTGTGCGGCAACGATGTACCAGGCGACCGGCACCAGCAGCAGGTTCGCGAAGATCGCGATACCCCTGCCCCACCGGCGCCCGGTGATCAGGCCCCAGCCTGCGGCCAACACCGCAGCGCCCATCACGGCGAACCAGCCGGCCGTGCCGTACCCGTTGACGATGTGTTGGTCGGCGCCGGAGAGCGCGCGCACCACCAGGACCACGGCCACGACGAGTGCCACGACACCCTCGGCGGCCGCCACGAAACCCGCGTAGCGGACCACAGGCGGGAGAGCAGGTTGGGTCACCCCCGTAAGGTAACCCGTCCCACTGTGCCGATTCCGCCCGCGGCCGATGCCGGCTCCGGGCGAGCGGCGCGAGACCAACCCAGCGGGTTGAGCCCGCGATAGGGATCGGTCTCCCGCAACACCAGCAGGTCGTCCAGAATCCGCTCGAGCTCGTCCTGGGTGCGCCGCTTCACGTCATCAGCCCAGCCTGCCGCGTCGATGCCGACCGGGGTGGTGGTGTCGATAGGCGTACCGAACCGCAGATACATCCGCTCCGGCCGAGGTATGAGCGTCGGGCCGATACCGCGCAACAACGGCATCGCCATATCGTCTCGGCCGCCGAACCGGCTGCTCAGGGCCTGGCTGAACCGGCCCCACGCACTATCGCGGGTGGTGAGGCTGCGGTAGACGTCATCACCGCCGACGAGCCCGACCGGCACGATCGGATAGCCCTTCTCGATGGCGATTCGGGCGAATCCCGACCGCCCCTGCCAACGCAGGGTGTATTCCTCGCCCTTGAATTTCGGGATCTCGCGACCGCCCCCCGGGGAACACCAGGATGGTCTGGTCGTGGTCCATGAGTTCACGTGCGGTGTCCGGGGCGCCGACGACACCGCCGTATGCCGCCAGGAGGTCGCCGGGCAGCCCGCGAATCTGACCGAACTGCCGGTCGGCCAGCGGCCGCACCCGCACCCCGATCTGGCGGCGCACCGCATAGGGGATCAGAAACGTCTCAGCGCCGCCCATCTGAGTGTGGTTGCCCACCAACAGAAATCGGCCGTCGATGGGCAAGTTGCTCAACCCGCCGAGATAGGGGCGCCACAGGTCGACCACCGGACGGATACCGTCGGCAACGGCTCCGAGCGCCCGCTCGAGCGCCCGTACCCGCGGTGGATGGTCCATGACGGCGACCTGCGCCCGTTCTGCTCGGCTGCCCATCGCGAACTCCTCGGTTTTCACAAACGAACTAGTTCGTTCTTTATACTCTGACAGTGTGAGAAGCACCTCAGAGCTGCGCGACGAGATCCTGACCGCCGCGCGTACCGAGTTCGCGCGGTACGGATTCGCGGGTGGGCGCATCGACCGCATTGCCACGGCGGCCAGCGCGAGCAAGGAACGGCTCTACGCGCACTTCGGCGACAAGGAGGCACTCTTCCGCGAGGTGCTCGCCACCGATGTCGCCCAGTTCTTCGGGGCGGTCCAGATGCGGCCCGACGCCGTCCCCGAGTTCGTCGGCGACGTCTTCGACGTGAATGCGCGCCGGCCGGAGCACCATCGGATGGTCGCGTGGGCCCATCTCGAGGGGCTCACCCTCGAAGAGCCCACTGCCGACGGTCAGCCGCTGCCCGAACTGGCCATCGCCACGATCACACAGGCTCAGGTCGCGGGGTACGTCGATCCGTCCTGGGATCCCCACGACCTCCTGGTCACGCTGTTCGGAATCGCGCTGGCATGGGCCCACTTTCCTGATCCCGCGGCCGCGACCACCTCGCCGGCAATCCTGGCCTACCGTCGCGCCGCTGCGGTCGAGGCGGCAACGCGGGTCATCTCCCCCGCCGCGCACGTCAGCGCCGGAACACCACCCACCGCATAGCGCAGTACATGAAGATCCCCTCGCAGGCCCCTGCCGCCATCCGGGCCAGGTGATACTCGATCCCGAGGGCGCGCAGCGCACTGGAGACCCCGAGGATGAAGGCCAGGTAGTTGATCACAACCACGACGACGTAGGCGGCCACCTGCGGCCCGACTGCGCCGTGCGACTGGAAGTTCACCACCCGGTTGAGCACGTAGCTCGCGGCGAAGGCGCATGCGTACGCCACCGTCACCGCGACCCCGAACGGCGCGTGCAGCACCCCGTGCAGCAGTGTGAGCACCACAAGGTCCAGCGCGAAGGTCCCGGAGTTGATCACCACGAAGCCCAGAAAGGTCGGCGCCACAACGGAGTTCAGGCCAAAGGGCAGACGCGCGACCACCGCCTCACCGGCCCGGCGGAACCAGCCCACAACGTTGTCCGATTCCGGCTCCGACCCCACAACCACGTCGCGAGCATGACACCGGCAGCTGACCCCTGAACGATGGGCAGGCAAACACTTCGGATTCCGGTCCGGCACGCGATTAGGCTGATGGCTCGTGCGTGCCGTCCTGATCGTCAACCCGAACGCCACCTCCACCACCGCAGCCGGCCGCGATTTGCTCGCCCACGCGCTGGAGAGTCGCGTGGACCTCGCCGTCGTGCACACCGACCATCGCGGCCACGCCATCGAGATCGCCGGAGCCGCCCAGCATGACGGCACCGACGTGATCATCGTCCACGGCGGCGATGGCACGGTGAATGAGGTGGTCAACGGCCTGATGGGGCGGCCCGGCCAGACTCTGCCGGACGTCATGCCCGCGGTGGCTGTGGTGCCCGGCGGATCGGCGAACGTCTTCGCCCGGGCGCTGGGCATCAGCCCGGACCCGATCGAGGCCACCAATCAGCTGGTCGACCTGCTCACCGCGCGTCGCAACGGCGCCGCCTGGCGGCGGATCGGGCTGATGGACTGCGGTGAGCGCTGGGCGGTGTTTACCGCGGGGATGGGCGTGGACGGCGATGTTGTGGCAGCTGTGGAGGCGCAGCGGGCCAAGGGCCGCAAAGTGACTGCGGGCCGCTACATCCGGGTCGCGGTGCGGGAGATGCTGGCCAGCGCCCGCAAAGAACCACTGTTGACACTCGAGCTCCCGGGCCGACAGCCACTGCCGGGGGTTTATTTCGCGTTCATCTCCAACTCGACCCCCTGGACCTACGCCAACACCAGGCCGGTGTGGACCAACCCGGACACCACATTTGAGACCGGCCTCGGGATTTTCGCTGTGACCAGCATGAACGTTTGGAAGAACCTGATGCTGGTGCGACGCATGGTGTCCCAGAAACACAACATCAAGGCCAAGCACCTGGTCCGGGATGACGATGTCGCCTGGGTTCGGATCAGAAGCGCCGAACCCGTCGCTAGCCAGATCGATGGAGATTTCCTCGGCGTGCGCGAGGAAATGACGTTTCGTGCGGTTCCGGGGGCGTTGAGCGTTGTCGCCCCGCCGATCACCCCACCCTCTGAGCAGCGGAAATAACGTCACGCAGCCTGATTACGGGCGCAGGTGGGCTCAGTGTAGTACAAACGGGTAGAGGGTTTCCTAACCCACCCCCAGCAAGACGTTGTAGTGAGATTGCCCACGTGTTAACTGAGTCCTATTGACATCCGTCGAGGCTGTGAAACGATCGGATGCAACAACGCAGAAACATTTGTGTGCACGCGTTAACAGCCGAAGAAAAAGCGAGCGCGGTTTCATCGCGCACTTACTAAGGAGTATTGACAAATGGATTGGCGCCACAAGGCGATCTGTCGTGACGAGGATCCGGAACTGTTCTTCCCGGTGGGAAACAGTGGTCCGGCCCTTGCCCAGATTGCCGACGCAAAGCTCGTCTGCAACCGGTGTCCGGTAACGACGGAGTGCCTGAGCTGGGCTTTGGACTCTGGCCAGGATGCAGGTGTTTGGGGCGGCATGAGCGAGGACGAGCGTCGCGCGCTCAAGCGTCGCAATGCCCGCACCCGAGCACGCACCACCGTCTAAGCCTCTTTTTCAGTTCGTAAGATCGCGGTCCCGGCGAATGCCAGGGCCGCGATTTTTATTTGGCAACCCCCGTCGACGTAGTGTTCGTCACTATTCGCTATTGCGGGACTCGCGTGCTTGTCCGTCGCCCAAGTGGCACACGTAAGACGACATCGGTCCCGCCGCCGGGAACGTCGTGCATTCCGAGTGATCCGTCGAGCTCGGCGGTGACCAACGTCCGTACGATCTGCAGGCCCAGCCGGTCAGATTTCTCCAGGCTGAAACCGTCGGGCAGCCCGCGACCGTCATCGTGCACCACGACATCCAGCCACCGCGCGGAACGCTCGGCCTTGATGGTCACGCAGCCCTGTTTGGCCGACGGCTCGAACGCGTGCTCGATGGCGTTCTGGACCAGCTCGGTCACCACCATCACCAACGCGGTGGCCCGGTCGGCGTCCAGGACGCCCAGCGCACCGACCCGTTTGATGCGGATGGGGGTGTCGACGCGGGCGACGTCATTCATGATCGGCAGGATCCGGTCGATCACCTCATCGAGGTTGACCTCCTCGTCCACCGACATCGACAGCGCCTCGTGCACCTGGGCGATGGAGGCCACCCGGCGTACCGACTCCATCAGCGCCTCGCGGGCCTCGCCGTTACTGGTGCGGCGGGACTGAAGGCGCAGCAGCGCGGCGACGGTCTGCAGGTTGTTTTTCACCCGGTGGTGGATCTCACGGATGGTGGCGTCCTTGGACAGCAGCGCCCTGTCCCGGCGCTTGACCTCGGTGACGTCCCGGATCAGCACCGCCGCCCCCGCAGCTGCGCCGTGGACCACCAGGGGCAGCGTGCGCATCAGTATCGCGGCACCCCCGGCGTCGACCTCCAGCCGCATGCTCGACCCGCCGGTCAGCGAGTCACGCACATGCTCGGCCAGCTCCAGTGCCTCGAACGGATCGGAGATCAGTGGCCGGGTGATCGCCACCAGATTGTGCCCTTCGAGTTCGGCCGACAGCCCCATCCGGTGGTAGGCCGACAACGCGTTTGGGCTGGCATAGGCGACGACGCCGCCGACGTCGAGGCGGACGAATCCGTCGCCGACCCGGGGGCTCGACCGGGACAACGCCAGATCACCGACATTGGGGAAGGTGCCCTCGGACAGCATGTGCAGCAGGTTGCCCGCACAGTCCAGGTAGGCCCGCTCCAGCGGAGAGGACGTGCGCCGCTCGGCCAGCGCGGTCTGGTGGGTCAGAACGGCCACCACATCGGTGCTGTAGCGGACCGGAACGGCCTCCACATCGCTGTCGGGCTCGCGTAGCTTGGCATCGCTGTCCCCACGGCCGATCGCCCCCGAGGTGAACGCCGCGGTCACCAGCGGCAGGTCGCCATGAGTGACGACGGTTCCGACGGCGTCCTTGAGCAGGACCGTCGGTGCGGTGTTGGGCCGGCACTGGGCCACGCAGACCAGCGCGCCGTCATCGCGGCGCACCCACATCAAGTAGTCAGCGAACGAGAGGTCCGCCAGCAGCTGCCATTCGCCGACCACCGCATGCAGGTGGTCCACGGCGCTGCCCGGCAGCACCGTGTGCTCGGCGAGCAGGTCACCGAGGGTGGACACGAAGCTAGTCGATCACGGCAATGAGGTGACCGGCCTGGATGACGTCGCCCACCGACACGTTGACCTCGGCGATGGTGCCCGCGACTTCGGCCAGCACCGGGATCTCCATCTTCATCGACTCCAGAAGCACCAGGGTGTCGCCCGCGCCGATCTGGTCTCCCTTGCTGACCACGACCTCCAGCACGCTGGCCACGATCTCCGCGCGAACATCCTCGGCCATCTTCACCCTCACTCTTGGTACTGCTCAAACTCCTGATGCGGCTCTATCGAACCACAACACCGGGTGGTCAGAGGTTGGATGGTGCCGTGAGACACTGTATGCAGCGTCAAGATCATACGGAGGTACAACATGGCTAAGCGTGGCCGCAAGAAGCGTGACCGCAAGCACAGCAAGGCGAACCACGGCAGGCGTCCCAACGCCTGACAGACCCAGCGCCTGATAAAAAGAGCCCGGCAAATCTGCCGGGCTCTTTTGTTTGTGCGCGCTATCCGCGCCGGATGATCGTGGTCTGACTGATCTGCAGCCGCACCCGCTCCAACAGATGTCTGGGCGCCGTCTCCCCGCTGCACCTGGAGGCGACCAGCTTCTTGATGCGTTCCTCCACCCCGTAGTGCTGCAAGCACGTCGGGCACTCTTCGAGATGATGGCGCAGGCGGTCTTTGGTCTCGGCCGTGCATTCACCGTCGAGCAGTGTCCAGACCTCGGCGATCACCGCAGCGCACTCGGGATGATCCGGGTCCACCGGTCCGACCGGCGGACGCCAATCCATATCGCCCGATACGTTCTCGTCGCTCATGAGACGACCTCCTCCGGCGTGTCCTCCGTCTGGCCGCGGTTGAACCCACGCTCCTTGGCGACGTCGGCCAGCAGAGCGCGCAGTTGGCGCCTGCCTCGATGCAGCCGGGACATCACCGTCCCGATCGGGGTATCCATGATTTCGGCGATCTCCTTATAGGGAAAGCCCTCGACATCGGCGTAGTACACCGCCATCCGAAACTCCTCAGGCAAGGCCTGCAGGGCTTCTTTGATCTCGGTGTCGGGCAGCAGTTCGAGTGCTTCGACCTCGGCAGAGCGCAAACCCGTTGAGGTGTGCTCGGCGTTGGCCGCCAACTGCCAGTCGGTGATCTGCTCGGTCGGATACTCAGCCGGCTGGCGCTGTTTCTTGCGGTAACTGTTGATGTAGGTGTTCGTCAGAATCCGGTACAGCCACGCCTTGAGGTTGGTGCCCTCGCGGAACGACCGGAAGCCGGCATACGCCTTGACCATGGTTTCTTGCAGCAGGTCTTCGGCGTCGGCCGGATTGCGCGTCATACGGAGCGCACCGCCGTAGAGCTGGTCCAGCAGCGGGATCGCGTCGCGCTCAAAACGCGCGGTCAACTCCGCGTCGGACTCCTCGCGGGCAGGAGCCTCGGTGTCGATATCGGTCATCGTGGGTGACACAGTCCCTTCTGCCACGGCGCTCCAGACAAGCTCCGGCAGCGGTATCGGACGGACGAGAAATGCGGGTACCTGCTCTTTGGCCATCATGCACACTGCAGCTGACACCGGACTTCTCTCCTTCCGATCCTAAGGCGGTGACCAACAGCTTTTCGAGGCTGTTGCCGATCGGGGGCTCTGACAGCCGCGATCACTGTCCACAACAGGATTTCTCACCAGGCTATTTCCCACGGTTAACTATGCCGGTGAGTCGTGTAGCAACCCCGGCGATCGCAGCGCTGGTAGCAGCCGGTGCACCCCATGAGGTGCTGCGCTACGAGCACGACCCCCGGAACCAGTCATATGGCAATGAGGCGGTCGCCGCGCTGGCTGGTGATTCCCTGGTGCCCGAGCAGATCTTCAAAACCCTGATCATCGCGGCGGGACCGACATTGGCGGTGGCCGTCATTCCGGTGCCGTGGAAGCTGTCGCTGAAGGCCGCGGCCGCGGCGCTGGGACTGGCCAGGGTGACGATGGCCGACCAGGCCGCCGCCGAACGGGCCACCGGATACGTGCTGGGCGGCATCTCCCCGCTGGGCCAGCGCAAGCGGCTACCGACCGTGGTCGACAGGTCCGCGCTGAGCTTCGAGCGGGTGCTGTGCAGCGCCGGTAAGCGCGGCTGGGATGTGGCGCTGACCCCACAGGATCTGGTGCGGCTGACGCAGGCGGTGACCGCCGATATCCGCGCGGCCTAGACCCCCTGATCGCCTGAGGGGACACCCAGAAGCGACGCCGCCTGATCGGGTGTCGCGACCGCACGCCCGACCTGGTGGCAGAGGCTGACGGCTTCGGATACCAGCTCAACATTTGTCGGCGTTCGCTCACCGGCGTAGAACTCAAGCCCAACGTGAAGATTGCCGCTACGTTCGAGTGCGCGGATGGCGATGTCGCTGGCACAGAGGTCTCCCCCGACGTCGGAAACCGCCCACGGCACATCGCATCCGTCCAGCAGTTCCAGCTGGGCGTCGAAGACGGGTCCGGTCGGAGGAAGGCCGAACGGCGCGCCAAGGTAACCGCGTTCGGTGGCGGGAGTAGAGCGTGTACGTCCGCCGACCATGCGGCCGCAATCGAAAACCCGCGATGCCGGTAGTTCGGAAGCGGCGGCGAATAGGGTGGCAGGCATGGCAGGCACACCTTTCTCCGGCAAAACCATGTTCATCTCCGGCGCCAGCCGCGGCATCGGCCTGGCCATCGCCAAGCGCGTCGCGGCCGACGGCGCGAATATCGCGCTGATGGCCAAAACCACCGAGCCGCACCCCAAGCTGCCGGGCACCATCTACACCGCTGCCACAGAGATCGAAGAGGCCGGCGGCCAGGCCCTGCCGATCGTCGGCGACGTCCGCGACGGTGACTCGGTGGCGGCGGCCGTCGCCCAGGCTGTCGAGCAGTTCGGCGGCATCGACATCTGCGTGAACAACGCCTCTGCGATCAACCTCGGCTCGATCGAGGAGGTGCCGCTGAAGCGCTTCGACCTGATGAACGGCATCCAGGTTCGCGGCACCTACACCGTCTCGCAGGCCTGTATCCCGCATATGAAAGGGCGGGAGAACCCCCACATTCTCACGCTCTCACCGCCGATCCGGCTGGCGCCCCAGTGGCTCAAGCCCACCCCATACATGATGGCCAAGTTTGGAATGACGCTGTGTGCGTTGGGTATCGCCGAAGAGATGCGCGACGCCGGGATCGCCTCCAACACACTGTGGCCGCGCACCATGGTCGCCACCGCCGCGGTGCAGAACCTGCTCGGCGGCGACGAGGCGATGGCCCGCTCCCGCAAGCCCGAGGTCTACGCCGACGCCGCCTACGCGGTGCTGAGCAGGCCGGCTCGCGACTACACCGGACAGACACTGCTGTGCGAAGACGTGCTGCTGGATTTCGGCGTCACCGACCTGTCTGTCTACGACTGCATTCCGGGCTCCGAGCTGGGTGTGGACCTGTGGGTCGACACCCCCAACCCGCCGGGCTATCGCCAGGCCTAAACCTGCACGACGGTGTTGCGGCCGGTCGTCTTGGCCCGGACACCGGGGCGGGCCAGCAGCCAGGCCCCGGATTCCGCGGTGTCCTACTTCGGGCGCAGCCCGAAGCGCCGCAGACCGTTCCCCGCGAGGGCCCGCATCATCGCCAGCGCAAACCGGCCCTGCCGCCGCGATGACGAGTACCAGACCAACTCCGACTTCTGCGTCGGGATCCGCGGGGCGGTGATCGCCTTTTGACGGCAGAACTTGATCAGCCCGCCGGGCCCACCGGCCCGGTAGCCGATACCGGACTCCTTCCAGCCGCCCATCGGAAGCGACGGGCAGAACACGTTGGTCAGCGCATCGTTGATGTTGACCGCGCCGCATTCCAGCCGCCGTGCCACCCGTTCACCGCGCTCGACGTCACCAGTCCACACCGTCGCCGAGAGGCCATACTTGGAGTCATTGGCCAGCCGGATGGCTTCTTCCTCATCAGCCACCTTGACCACGGGCAGCGTCGGGCCGAAGGTCTCCTCGGCGATACACGACATGGTCGGGGTGACATCGGCGAGCACGGTCGGCTGGAAGAAGGTGCCGACTCCGGTAGGCTTCCCGCCGGCAAGCACCCGCGCCCCCGCGGCCACGGCATCCTGCACGTGACGGTCCACGATGTCACGCTGAGCGGCGGTGGCCATCGCGCCCGTGTCGTATTTGTGACCCGAATCCTCTTGCCCCTGAGCGATATTGCGAACATTCGCGGTGAGCTTGCCGATGAACTCGTCATAGACGGGTGCCTCGACGTACACCCGCTCCACCGAGATGCACACCTGCCCGGAGTTGAACATGCCGCCCCACGCGATGCCGTTGGCCGCACGGTCGATATCGGCGTCGGCCAGCACGATCGCTGGGTCCTTGCCGCCGAGTTCGAGGCTGTACGGGATCAACCGCTCCGCGCAGGCCACCGCGACCTTGCGGCCCGTCGCCGTCGACCCGGTGAAGTGCAGATAATCAGAGTTCTCGATCACAGCCGCGCCCGTCGCGCCGTATCCGGTGGCCAGCCCAAGTATCGGCGGAGCGCCGACCTCGCTCCACCCGCGAGCGAACTCGATCGCTGAAAGTGGCGTCACCTCAGAGGGTTTCAGCAACACAGCTGCTCCGGCCGCCAGCGCGGGCACCACGTCGAGCGCGAGCATGGCGAGCGGGAAATTCCACGGCTCGATGATGCCGACCAGTTGATACGGCCGGTACACCGTGGTGAGCTTCTTGACCTTGTAAATCACGGTGTGCGGCTTGGGGTGCGCGTCAGCCAGGAACGCTTCGGCGTTGCCCGCCCAGTACTTGATCGAGTCGGCGATCGCGACCGGTTCGAGGCTGGCGTCGTTGCGGGACTTGCCCGACTCCGACATCAACACCCCAGTGAGGTGGTCGGCGTTGTCGAGGATCCAGTCCTGCCACTTGTACATCCAGGCCTTGCGTCCGCGCGGGCCGATCGCCTCCCACTCGGTCTGGAACAGCCGCAGTTCGCTGGCCTTGGCGGCCACGGTATCCGCGCCGTCCACCGGCACAGTTCCAGCGACCCGGCCGTCGGCGGGGTTACGCACGGTGATGGTGGCCTGATCGGCCTTGGGCTCGACCGCGGTCATAGCGGTTCCTCTCGCTGGTCGGATCTCGCCTGTGAGCCTAACTTCAGCCGACGCGCTAGAACAGGCCAACCGGTTGGTTGCCTGGGCCGGCGGGCTCGAGCAGCTCTGGTCCGTTGTTACCGACGCTGTTGACCAGAGTCGAGACCTCCCGCAGGTCGATCCCGGTGATATCGGGCGGTGCGGCCAGCAGGTCGTTATCGGCAGGCCGATCCGGGTCCAGCCAGCGGTCCC
This window contains:
- a CDS encoding YbaK/EbsC family protein, with amino-acid sequence MPVSRVATPAIAALVAAGAPHEVLRYEHDPRNQSYGNEAVAALAGDSLVPEQIFKTLIIAAGPTLAVAVIPVPWKLSLKAAAAALGLARVTMADQAAAERATGYVLGGISPLGQRKRLPTVVDRSALSFERVLCSAGKRGWDVALTPQDLVRLTQAVTADIRAA
- a CDS encoding 3-keto-5-aminohexanoate cleavage protein, translating into MPATLFAAASELPASRVFDCGRMVGGRTRSTPATERGYLGAPFGLPPTGPVFDAQLELLDGCDVPWAVSDVGGDLCASDIAIRALERSGNLHVGLEFYAGERTPTNVELVSEAVSLCHQVGRAVATPDQAASLLGVPSGDQGV
- a CDS encoding SDR family oxidoreductase — encoded protein: MAGTPFSGKTMFISGASRGIGLAIAKRVAADGANIALMAKTTEPHPKLPGTIYTAATEIEEAGGQALPIVGDVRDGDSVAAAVAQAVEQFGGIDICVNNASAINLGSIEEVPLKRFDLMNGIQVRGTYTVSQACIPHMKGRENPHILTLSPPIRLAPQWLKPTPYMMAKFGMTLCALGIAEEMRDAGIASNTLWPRTMVATAAVQNLLGGDEAMARSRKPEVYADAAYAVLSRPARDYTGQTLLCEDVLLDFGVTDLSVYDCIPGSELGVDLWVDTPNPPGYRQA
- a CDS encoding aldehyde dehydrogenase family protein, translated to MTAVEPKADQATITVRNPADGRVAGTVPVDGADTVAAKASELRLFQTEWEAIGPRGRKAWMYKWQDWILDNADHLTGVLMSESGKSRNDASLEPVAIADSIKYWAGNAEAFLADAHPKPHTVIYKVKKLTTVYRPYQLVGIIEPWNFPLAMLALDVVPALAAGAAVLLKPSEVTPLSAIEFARGWSEVGAPPILGLATGYGATGAAVIENSDYLHFTGSTATGRKVAVACAERLIPYSLELGGKDPAIVLADADIDRAANGIAWGGMFNSGQVCISVERVYVEAPVYDEFIGKLTANVRNIAQGQEDSGHKYDTGAMATAAQRDIVDRHVQDAVAAGARVLAGGKPTGVGTFFQPTVLADVTPTMSCIAEETFGPTLPVVKVADEEEAIRLANDSKYGLSATVWTGDVERGERVARRLECGAVNINDALTNVFCPSLPMGGWKESGIGYRAGGPGGLIKFCRQKAITAPRIPTQKSELVWYSSSRRQGRFALAMMRALAGNGLRRFGLRPK